The sequence TCTCGGCGTTGGGCTCGCCCTCGATCTGTCGGGCGGCCTGCACCCCGCGCTCCTTCAGGATCCGGCTGCGCACGGTCCGGGGCAGGGTGAGCGCCGCGTCGTACGGCGCCACGGCCTCGTACTCCTTGGCGACCCGGCGGGCGCCGAACAGCGTCTGGTACGCGCCGCGTTCCTCGGGCCGTACCGTGAACAGCACCAGTCCGGCGGTGAGCCGGTCCAGGCGGTGGGCGGCCGAGAGCGCCGGGATGCCCAGGTCGTGGCGGAGGCGGGCGAGCGCGGTCTGGGTGACATGGCTGCCGCGCGGGGTGGTGGCGAGGAAGTGCGGCTTGTCGGCCACGACGATGTGCTCGTCCCGGTACACGACCGGCAGCGGGAACGGCACGGGCACCTCGGCGGGCAGCTCCCGGTGGAACCATACGAACATCCCCGGCCGGTACGGCGCGTCCGCGGGCACCGCCCGCCCGTCGGCGCCCACGATCCGCCCGGCCGCGAACATCGCCTCGACCGTCCCGGGCCCGGCACCGGAGAGCCGCGCCACCAGATGCTCGCCGACGGTGGCCCACGCGCCGCCCGCGGGCAGCCGCACCCGCACGGGGTCGACCCCGTCGCGCTGGGGGAGCGGGGCGGGCGGGGGCGGCGTACGGCGTCTCACCTGGTCAAGGGTACGAGGGGAGGGGCGGGGGCGTGCGGGCATCGCGGGGTGGCCGTACGGCGGCCGGGGGTGACGGTCAGGGGTGCGAGGGGTGGGGTGTCGCCGAACGGCCGGGGGAGGGGGACCCGGGGCGGCAGTATGTGGACCGTGCCCCTTCTCACCAGCCCGGTGCTGACCGCCGGCGCCCTCGCCCGTACCGACCAGCCCGTCATCCCGGCCGGTGACGGCCTGGTGCTGCGCCCCTGGCGGGAGGCGGACGCGCCCGCCGTGTACGCGGCGTTCCAGGATCCGCTGATGCACCGCTTCCACGGCAGGTCCTGCGTGTCCGAGGCGGAGGCCGCCGGGTGGATCGCGCAGTGGCGGCGGGCGTGGGCCGGGGAGCGGGAGCCGCAGTGGGCGGTCGTGGAGGAGGGCACCGAGCGGCTGCTGGGCAGGGTCGCGCTGCGGCAGATCGAGCTGGCCGACGGCTTGGCCGAACTCGCCTACTGGACCGTGGCGCGGGCCCGCGGCCGTAACGTGGCGACCCGGGCGGCCGGCGCGCTGACGCACTGGGCGTTCGAGGAGATCGGTTTCCACCGGCTGGAGTTGATGCACTCCACCGCCAACGAGGCGTCCTGCCGGGTCGCCGCCAAGGCCGGTTTCGTCCCGGAGGGCACCCGGCGCAAGGCGTATCTGCACCTCGACGGCTGGCACGACATGCATCTGCACGCCCGGGTGCGCGGGGACTGAACCCGGGCGGGCGGCCGTGGGATCCCGGGGGCGATTCCGGTGTGAAGATAAGGCGCATGCCTGCCTATGACCTCGCGAACCGGCTCGTCGTCGGTGTCGCCTCCAGCGCCCTGTTCGATCTGCGCGAGTCCGACGCGGTGTTCAGGGAGCAGGGCGAGGAGGCCTACCGGGCCTACCAGGAGGAGAACCGGGACGACACGCTGCGCCCCGGGGTGGCGTTCGCGTTCATCCGCAGGCTGCTCTCGCTCAACGACCTCGGGGAGCCGGGCGATCCGCTGGTGGAGGTCATCATCCTGTCCCGCAACGACCCCGACACCGGGCTGCGGGTCATGCGCTCGATACAGGCCCATGAACTGCCCATCAGCCGGGCCGTGTTCATGCAGGGCCGGTCCCCGTACAAGTTCATGCCGGCGCTGAACATGTCGCTGTTCCTGTCGGCGAACGGCGACGATGTGCGGGAGGCCGTCGCGGCGGGGCTGCCCGCGGGGCATGTGCTGGGGGCGGCGTACCCGGACGACGCGGCGGACCGGGAACTGCGGATCGCGTTCGACTTCGACGGGGTGCTCGCCACCGACGCGGCCGAGCAGGTCTACCAGTCCGGGGGGCTGGAGGAGTTCCGGGCGCACGAGCTGCGCAACGCGGCGACTCCGCACGACGCGGGCCCGCTGCGGGACTTCCTCGCCGGGGTGAACCGGATCCAGAACCGGGAGGAGGAACGGCGCAGGACGCACCCGGACTACGAGGTGCGGGTCCATGTCTCCATCGTGACCGCGCGCAACGCCCCGGCGCACGAGCGTGCCGTGAACAGCCTCAAGCAGTGGGGCGTGCGGGTCAACGGCGCGTTCTTCCTCGGCGGCATAGACAAGGGCGCCGTGATGAAGGTGCTGGAGCCGCACATCTTCTTCGACGACCAGGTGACGCACCTGGAGAGCACGGCGCGGACGACCCCGAGCGTGCATGTGCCGTTCGGCGAGATCAACGCACGCTGAGGGGCCGGGGGTTCGCGCCGGGAGGGGCTCAGGCGGCGGCCCGAGCGCCGCTCTCCTGCTCCGCCTCGATGCGGGCGTTCCACTCGCGCTTGGACGCCTGCCAGCCGTCCTCGTTGTGACCGAGGCGCCAGTAGCCGGAGATCGAGAGGTCCTCGCGCGGGATCCGCAGGTCGACCCGGAGCATGCTGCGCAGCTCCTTCACGAAACCGGCCTCGCCGTGCACGAAGGCGTGCAGTCGGCCCTCGGGGAACTCCAGGGCGCGTACGGCCTCCAGCAGGGCGGCGCCGACCGGGCGGTCCCCGCGGTGCAGCCAGACGATCTCCGCGGCGGAGTCGATCTTCTGCTCCTCCTCGGGCCCGGCGACCTCCACGAAGGCGTGGGCCCGCGCGCCCGCGGGCAGCGTCTCCAGGGCGCGGGCGATGGCGGGCAGCGCGCTCTCGTCACCGACCAGCAGATGCCAGTCGGCGTCCGGGTCGGGGGCGTAGGCGCCGCCGGGACCCATGAAGCGCAGGCTCTCGCCGGGCTGGACGCGCAGCGCCCAGGGACCGGCCAGGCCCTCGTCGCCGTGGATCACGAAGTCCAGGGTCAGCTCGCGGTGCTCGGCGTCCCAGTCGCGCACCGTGTAGGTCCGGGTCACCGGCCACTGCTCGCGCGGGAACTCGGCGCGGATCCGCTCCAGGTCGAAGGGCTCCGGGTAGGTGACGCCCGGTGGACCGAACAGGAGCTTCACATAGTGGTCGGTGCAGGTGTCCGCCGCGAAGCCGGCGAGCCCGTCGCCGCCGAGCACCACGCGCTGCATGTGCGGGGTCAGCCGCTCGGTGCGCACCACCCGGGCGGTGTGGACCTTGCGCGGCTTTCGTTCCGGACGCTCTGCCATCACGGCCTCCTGCGTACTGGGTTAGGTATACCTAAGTTAACATCTCTCCTGGTGGCCCGATCTTCCTTTGTGGTTCAACGATCGCGCTTTGCTCGAAAATTGCCCACCTGACGGCCGCGTTTACGGGCGCTCCCTACGCGTCCAGCGTGGTCAGCAGCCGCTGGAGCGAGCCGCCGAGGCCCCACCGGGCCGCCAGTCCCTCAAGGCCCGCCGGATCGCGCGGGGCGCCCGGCAGCGCGGTGTCCACGTCCGGCAGCGGCACGTCACCGGCCACCCGCACCACCTCCGGCGCCACCGCCACATACGGCCGCGCCTCGGTCAGCCGGCGGCGCTGCGAGGGCGTGAGCCTCGCCTTCGGGTCGTCCACGGCCGCCATGATCCCGGCCAGGTCGCCGAACTCGGCGAGCAGCTTGGCGGCCGTCTTCTCGCCGATCCCGGGCACGCCCGGCAGCCCGTCGCTCGGGTCGCCGCGCAGCAGTGCCAGATCCGCGTACCCCCGTCCGTCGACGCCGTACTTCTCGCGCAGCACCGCCTCGTCGGTCACCTGGAGGGTGCCCACGCCCTTGAGCGGGTACAGCACCCGCACACCGCGGCCGTCGTCCACCAGCTGGTAGAGATCGCGGTCGCCGGTGACGATGTCGACCGGGCCCGTGGCGCGGGCGGTGAAGGTGCCGATCACGTCGTCCGCCTCGTAGCCGGCGACCCCGACGCGGGCGATGCCGATCGCGTCCAGCACGGATTCGATGACGGGCACCTGCGGGGCGAGGGTGTCCGGCACCTCCTCCGCGTCCGGCGCGCCGGTGTGCTCCTCGGCGACCCGGTGCGCCTTGTACGTGGGGATCAGATCGACCCGCCAC is a genomic window of Streptomyces sp. WP-1 containing:
- a CDS encoding 5'-3' exonuclease: MRDVTGRLMLLDTASLYFRAYFGVPDSVKAPDGTPVNAVRGLLDFIDRLVKDHRPTHLVACMDADWRPKWRVDLIPTYKAHRVAEEHTGAPDAEEVPDTLAPQVPVIESVLDAIGIARVGVAGYEADDVIGTFTARATGPVDIVTGDRDLYQLVDDGRGVRVLYPLKGVGTLQVTDEAVLREKYGVDGRGYADLALLRGDPSDGLPGVPGIGEKTAAKLLAEFGDLAGIMAAVDDPKARLTPSQRRRLTEARPYVAVAPEVVRVAGDVPLPDVDTALPGAPRDPAGLEGLAARWGLGGSLQRLLTTLDA
- a CDS encoding GNAT family N-acetyltransferase, yielding MWTVPLLTSPVLTAGALARTDQPVIPAGDGLVLRPWREADAPAVYAAFQDPLMHRFHGRSCVSEAEAAGWIAQWRRAWAGEREPQWAVVEEGTERLLGRVALRQIELADGLAELAYWTVARARGRNVATRAAGALTHWAFEEIGFHRLELMHSTANEASCRVAAKAGFVPEGTRRKAYLHLDGWHDMHLHARVRGD
- a CDS encoding 5'-nucleotidase codes for the protein MPAYDLANRLVVGVASSALFDLRESDAVFREQGEEAYRAYQEENRDDTLRPGVAFAFIRRLLSLNDLGEPGDPLVEVIILSRNDPDTGLRVMRSIQAHELPISRAVFMQGRSPYKFMPALNMSLFLSANGDDVREAVAAGLPAGHVLGAAYPDDAADRELRIAFDFDGVLATDAAEQVYQSGGLEEFRAHELRNAATPHDAGPLRDFLAGVNRIQNREEERRRTHPDYEVRVHVSIVTARNAPAHERAVNSLKQWGVRVNGAFFLGGIDKGAVMKVLEPHIFFDDQVTHLESTARTTPSVHVPFGEINAR
- a CDS encoding pseudouridine synthase — its product is MRRRTPPPPAPLPQRDGVDPVRVRLPAGGAWATVGEHLVARLSGAGPGTVEAMFAAGRIVGADGRAVPADAPYRPGMFVWFHRELPAEVPVPFPLPVVYRDEHIVVADKPHFLATTPRGSHVTQTALARLRHDLGIPALSAAHRLDRLTAGLVLFTVRPEERGAYQTLFGARRVAKEYEAVAPYDAALTLPRTVRSRILKERGVQAARQIEGEPNAETRVELVDRRDGLGRYRLLPRTGQTHQLRVHLSALGVPILGDPLYPRVLPPVPAGDFRRPLQLLARRLEFTDPVTGAEHAFTSGRTLLAWASYPEWAAG
- a CDS encoding siderophore-interacting protein: MAERPERKPRKVHTARVVRTERLTPHMQRVVLGGDGLAGFAADTCTDHYVKLLFGPPGVTYPEPFDLERIRAEFPREQWPVTRTYTVRDWDAEHRELTLDFVIHGDEGLAGPWALRVQPGESLRFMGPGGAYAPDPDADWHLLVGDESALPAIARALETLPAGARAHAFVEVAGPEEEQKIDSAAEIVWLHRGDRPVGAALLEAVRALEFPEGRLHAFVHGEAGFVKELRSMLRVDLRIPREDLSISGYWRLGHNEDGWQASKREWNARIEAEQESGARAAA